A stretch of Bacteroidota bacterium DNA encodes these proteins:
- a CDS encoding alanine--glyoxylate aminotransferase family protein, with amino-acid sequence MELQSFVPPQRTLMGPGPSDVSPRVLAALARPTLGHLDPRFIDVMDETKQLLQYAFRTENALTMPVSGPGTTGMESCVANLVEPGTKAVVCQNGVFGGRLKAMAERAGGEVVLVEDAWGRAVSPEKVEAALQAHPDAEVLMFVHAETSTGVLSDAETLARIGREHACLIVADTVTSLAGSPLEVDAWGLDAVYSGTQKCLSCVPGLSPVTFSERVVERVQQRETPVQSWFMDLSLVVGYWGEGRTRAYHHTAPVNSVYALHEALLMLREEGIEASWARHRRTHEALKAGLEALGLEYVVPEAERTPQLNMVRVPEGVDEAAVRRRLLDEYDLEIGAGLGALAGQVWRIGLMGYACRPENVRLCVDALEAVLDRSGGLDAAEQALGAAVA; translated from the coding sequence ATGGAACTCCAGTCCTTCGTCCCGCCCCAACGCACGCTCATGGGGCCTGGCCCGTCCGACGTGTCTCCCCGCGTGCTCGCCGCCCTCGCCCGGCCTACGCTCGGCCACCTCGACCCGCGCTTCATCGACGTGATGGACGAGACGAAGCAACTCCTCCAGTACGCCTTCCGCACCGAGAACGCGCTCACGATGCCCGTCTCGGGACCCGGGACGACTGGGATGGAGAGCTGCGTCGCCAACCTCGTCGAGCCGGGGACGAAGGCGGTCGTGTGCCAGAACGGTGTCTTCGGCGGGCGGCTGAAGGCGATGGCCGAGCGCGCAGGCGGCGAGGTCGTGCTCGTCGAGGACGCGTGGGGCCGGGCCGTCTCGCCAGAGAAAGTCGAGGCCGCGCTACAGGCCCATCCCGACGCCGAGGTGCTGATGTTCGTCCACGCCGAGACCTCGACCGGGGTGCTCTCAGACGCCGAGACGCTGGCGCGGATCGGGCGCGAGCACGCCTGCCTCATCGTCGCCGACACGGTCACCTCGCTCGCCGGCTCGCCGCTGGAGGTCGACGCCTGGGGCCTCGACGCGGTCTACTCTGGTACACAGAAGTGCCTCTCGTGCGTGCCGGGCCTCTCGCCGGTGACGTTCTCCGAGCGCGTGGTCGAGCGCGTGCAGCAGCGCGAGACGCCAGTGCAGAGCTGGTTCATGGACCTCTCGCTCGTCGTCGGCTACTGGGGCGAAGGGCGGACGCGGGCCTACCACCACACGGCGCCGGTCAACAGCGTCTACGCGCTCCACGAGGCGCTTCTGATGCTGCGCGAGGAGGGTATCGAGGCGTCGTGGGCGCGGCACCGCCGGACGCACGAGGCACTCAAGGCCGGCCTCGAAGCGCTCGGGCTGGAATACGTCGTCCCCGAGGCGGAGCGGACGCCGCAGCTCAACATGGTCCGCGTGCCGGAGGGCGTGGACGAAGCCGCCGTGCGCCGCCGGCTGCTCGACGAGTACGACCTCGAGATCGGCGCGGGCCTCGGCGCCCTCGCCGGGCAGGTGTGGCGGATCGGGCTGATGGGCTACGCCTGCCGGCCCGAGAACGTCCGGCTGTGCGTCGACGCCCTCGAAGCCGTCCTGGACCGCAGCGGCGGGCTGGACGCAGCCGAGCAGGCTCTCGGTGCCGCCGTCGCGTAG